From a region of the Tenggerimyces flavus genome:
- a CDS encoding CPBP family intramembrane glutamic endopeptidase — translation MNVRRLVVFFSLALALTWVVWVPRALASHGIVRGAVADLATALGLYWSWMPAIAALLTAALVGGRAEVRAWLGRLGRWRVGPQWYAIALLGPAAFALLVGGIAAALGLGDLWPRALDSGVAAIGFFAVLLLTDGLGEETGWRGYALPALLERHWALVASLILGVFWAVWHLPLWITAGSALDGSPWLFHLVDLPATSILYTWLFLRSRESVPVAIVLHASINLWVAAPTGTAAQLALVLGLKLALVAVAIATGLAPRSSHLTRTASG, via the coding sequence ATGAACGTGAGACGGCTCGTCGTCTTCTTCAGCTTGGCGCTGGCGCTCACCTGGGTCGTCTGGGTGCCGCGAGCGCTGGCTTCGCACGGGATCGTTCGAGGGGCGGTCGCCGACCTGGCGACCGCCCTCGGTCTGTACTGGTCCTGGATGCCCGCCATCGCGGCACTGCTCACCGCGGCGTTGGTGGGTGGGCGTGCCGAGGTGCGGGCGTGGCTCGGTCGGCTGGGTAGGTGGCGGGTCGGACCGCAGTGGTACGCCATCGCGCTGCTCGGGCCTGCCGCGTTCGCCCTGCTCGTCGGCGGGATCGCGGCCGCCCTCGGGCTCGGTGACCTGTGGCCCCGCGCGCTCGACAGTGGTGTGGCGGCGATCGGCTTCTTCGCTGTTCTGCTGCTGACCGACGGCCTCGGTGAGGAGACCGGCTGGCGGGGGTACGCGCTGCCGGCGCTGCTGGAACGCCACTGGGCGCTGGTCGCGAGCCTGATCCTGGGCGTGTTCTGGGCCGTCTGGCACCTGCCGTTGTGGATCACCGCGGGGTCGGCGCTGGATGGCAGCCCCTGGCTGTTCCACCTCGTCGACCTCCCAGCGACCTCGATCCTCTACACCTGGCTGTTCCTGCGCAGCCGGGAGAGCGTGCCGGTCGCCATCGTCCTGCACGCCTCCATCAACCTCTGGGTCGCCGCGCCCACCGGAACGGCGGCTCAGCTGGCCCTCGTTCTCGGCCTGAAGCTCGCGCTGGTGGCCGTCGCGATCGCGACCGGCCTCGCGCCGCGATCGTCCCACCTGACGAGAACCGCGTCTGGATAG
- the arfB gene encoding alternative ribosome rescue aminoacyl-tRNA hydrolase ArfB yields MRAGPVDIPEDELTWRFSRSSGPGGQSVNTTDSRATVSFDLAGSPSVPDNLRERAVQRLGDRLVDGVLSIAASEHRSQLANRRAALVRLTTTLEQAFAPPPRPRRRTRPTKGSVQRRRQNKQQRSQLKRLRERPAD; encoded by the coding sequence TTGCGGGCCGGTCCGGTCGACATCCCCGAGGACGAGCTCACCTGGCGGTTCTCCCGGTCGAGCGGCCCGGGCGGTCAGTCGGTCAACACCACCGACTCGCGGGCGACCGTGTCGTTCGACCTGGCCGGTTCGCCTTCCGTACCGGACAACCTGCGCGAACGGGCCGTCCAGCGGCTCGGCGACCGGCTCGTCGACGGCGTGCTGTCGATCGCCGCGTCCGAGCACCGATCCCAGCTCGCCAACCGGCGCGCTGCCCTCGTCCGGCTCACGACGACGCTCGAACAGGCCTTCGCTCCCCCACCCCGGCCGAGGCGTCGTACCCGCCCTACGAAGGGCTCGGTCCAACGCCGGCGGCAGAACAAGCAGCAACGCAGCCAACTCAAACGCCTTCGCGAACGTCCTGCGGACTAG
- a CDS encoding RNA polymerase sigma factor, translating to MIERVFREEWGRVLASLIGFLGDFDVAEEAAQEAFAIAAERWPRDGVPPNPGGWLVTTARNKALDRLRRERTFAVKARLLQEPNVYEDPYDVDETAIPDERLELIFTCCHPALAREAQVALTLRTLGGLSTEDIAAAFLVTPDTMKRRLTRAKVKIKGAGIPFSVPPDHTLPERLAAVLAVLYLIFNQGYSGPVDLSDEAIRLGRVLYDLMPDEPEVAALLALMLCHHARRAARFAGEDLVRLADQDRSLWDGTLIDEGRELVDRAVARGGNGPYVLQAAIASLQADSDIDWPQVAALYGELSRLTRSPVVELNRAVAVAEAGAPDQALRIVDGLDLDSYPYLHSTRAELLCRLDRPDDARQAYVRALELARTEPERRFLAQRLAELPRTYSSQG from the coding sequence GTGATCGAGCGGGTCTTCCGCGAGGAGTGGGGGCGAGTCCTCGCCAGCCTGATCGGCTTCCTCGGCGACTTCGACGTCGCCGAGGAGGCCGCTCAGGAAGCGTTCGCCATCGCCGCCGAGCGCTGGCCGCGGGACGGCGTCCCGCCCAACCCCGGCGGCTGGCTCGTCACGACGGCGCGGAACAAGGCGCTCGACCGGCTCCGGCGGGAGCGTACGTTCGCCGTCAAGGCGAGGTTGCTTCAGGAGCCGAATGTGTACGAAGACCCCTACGACGTTGACGAAACGGCGATCCCGGACGAACGACTCGAGCTGATCTTCACCTGCTGCCACCCCGCCCTCGCCCGCGAAGCCCAAGTGGCGTTGACCCTTCGTACGCTCGGCGGTCTCAGCACCGAGGACATCGCCGCCGCGTTCCTCGTCACGCCGGACACGATGAAGCGCCGGCTCACCCGCGCGAAGGTCAAGATCAAGGGCGCCGGCATCCCGTTCAGCGTGCCGCCGGACCACACGCTGCCGGAACGGCTGGCCGCCGTCCTCGCGGTGCTCTACCTGATCTTCAACCAGGGCTACAGCGGACCTGTCGACCTGTCCGACGAGGCGATCCGGCTCGGCCGAGTCCTGTACGACCTGATGCCGGACGAGCCCGAGGTCGCCGCGCTGCTCGCGCTCATGCTCTGCCACCACGCCCGGCGGGCGGCCCGCTTCGCTGGCGAGGATCTCGTCCGGCTCGCGGACCAGGACCGCTCACTGTGGGACGGCACGCTGATCGACGAGGGCCGCGAGCTCGTCGACCGCGCGGTGGCCCGCGGCGGCAACGGACCGTACGTCCTGCAGGCCGCGATCGCTTCCCTGCAAGCGGATTCGGACATCGACTGGCCGCAGGTCGCCGCGCTCTACGGCGAGCTGTCCCGGCTGACCCGGTCGCCCGTCGTCGAGCTCAACCGGGCCGTCGCGGTCGCCGAGGCCGGCGCGCCCGACCAGGCGCTGCGCATCGTCGACGGCCTCGACCTCGACTCCTACCCGTACCTGCACTCGACCCGCGCGGAGTTGCTGTGCCGGCTGGACCGGCCGGACGACGCGCGGCAGGCGTACGTACGTGCCCTCGAGCTCGCCCGCACCGAACCCGAGCGCCGCTTCCTCGCGCAGCGGCTCGCGGAGCTGCCAAGGACGTACAGTTCTCAGGGATGA
- a CDS encoding YciI family protein — protein MRYALLIQDNPAIYPTLTPSELEQISKEYLAIRDVPGVVDGGQLQGPETATTVRVQDGDALLTDGPFADTKEVFAGYYIVEADNIDVALQVAARIPAARLGGAVEVRPLVEKPGM, from the coding sequence ATGCGGTACGCACTGTTGATCCAGGACAACCCGGCCATCTACCCCACGCTGACGCCGTCGGAGCTCGAGCAGATCTCCAAGGAGTACCTCGCGATCCGCGACGTTCCGGGTGTCGTCGACGGCGGGCAGCTGCAGGGGCCCGAGACCGCGACCACCGTTCGGGTGCAGGACGGCGACGCGCTGCTGACCGACGGCCCGTTCGCGGACACCAAGGAGGTGTTCGCCGGCTACTACATCGTCGAGGCGGACAACATCGACGTCGCGCTCCAGGTCGCCGCGCGCATCCCGGCCGCCCGGCTCGGCGGCGCGGTGGAGGTCCGGCCGCTGGTGGAGAAGCCGGGAATGTGA
- the mgrA gene encoding L-glyceraldehyde 3-phosphate reductase: MAYLAADDRYDRIQYRRSGRSGLNLPAVSLGLWHNFGDDFPLERQRSILRRAFDLGITHFDLANNYGPPAGSAELNFGKLFREDFVPYRDELVISTKAGYYMWPGPYGEWGSRKYVLGSLDQSLKRMGVDYVDIFYSHRFDPDTPLEETMGALDTAVRSGKALYAGISSYSPEATRQAVAILRELGTPLLIHQPSYSMLNRWIEEALLDVLGDEGVGCIAFSPLAQGMLTSKYLNGIPDDSRAAQGKSLNPDQLNEKNLAHIRALNGIAERRGQTLAQLALSWALRDSRVTSVLIGASSVEQLQDNVAALDGPAFTDSELEEIDQHAVEAGINIWKKSSHG; this comes from the coding sequence ATGGCATATCTCGCTGCGGACGACCGCTATGACCGGATTCAGTACCGCCGCTCGGGACGTAGCGGCCTGAACCTGCCGGCCGTTTCCCTCGGACTGTGGCACAACTTCGGCGACGACTTCCCGTTGGAGCGGCAGCGCTCGATCCTCCGCCGGGCTTTCGACCTCGGCATCACGCACTTCGACCTCGCCAACAACTACGGCCCTCCGGCGGGCTCGGCCGAGCTGAACTTCGGCAAGCTGTTCCGCGAGGACTTCGTTCCCTACCGGGACGAACTGGTGATCTCGACCAAGGCGGGCTACTACATGTGGCCCGGCCCGTACGGCGAGTGGGGCTCGCGGAAGTACGTGCTCGGCAGCCTCGACCAGAGTCTGAAGCGGATGGGCGTGGACTACGTCGACATCTTCTACTCGCACCGGTTCGACCCGGACACGCCGCTCGAGGAGACGATGGGCGCGCTGGATACGGCCGTTCGCTCCGGGAAAGCGCTTTATGCCGGCATTTCGTCGTACTCGCCCGAGGCCACCAGGCAGGCTGTGGCGATCCTGCGCGAGCTGGGTACGCCGTTGCTCATCCACCAGCCGTCGTACTCGATGCTGAACCGCTGGATCGAGGAGGCGCTGCTCGACGTGCTCGGTGACGAGGGCGTGGGTTGCATCGCGTTCTCCCCGCTGGCACAGGGGATGCTGACCTCGAAGTACCTGAACGGCATCCCCGACGACTCGCGTGCGGCGCAGGGCAAGTCGCTCAACCCGGACCAGCTGAACGAGAAGAACCTCGCGCACATCCGGGCGCTGAACGGGATCGCCGAGCGGCGCGGCCAGACGCTGGCGCAGCTGGCGCTGTCCTGGGCACTGCGCGACTCGCGCGTGACCTCGGTGCTGATCGGCGCGAGCAGCGTGGAGCAGCTGCAGGACAACGTCGCGGCGCTGGACGGTCCGGCGTTCACCGACTCCGAGCTGGAGGAGATCGACCAGCACGCGGTCGAGGCGGGCATCAACATCTGGAAGAAGTCCAGCCACGGCTGA
- a CDS encoding sigma-70 family RNA polymerase sigma factor — MTDTTLLTAARGGDEDAYRELVDTYRHELHAHSYRMLGSVHDAEDALQEALLRAWRGLGRFEGRSSVRAWLYKIVTNVCLSFIERRPSRVLPTGLEAHAGEALWLEPYPIDDAEAAYEQRESLELAFVVALQQLPALQRAVLLLREVLGYTAREVAETLDTTVPAVNSALQRARKAVDEALPEPSQQVTLRALDDAELRGLVTQYVDAWEAGDIERIVSMLTEDAKFSMPPEPEWYDGLAAIRAFMPIGPLTVRWRFVPTWSNGQLAFGTYGYDPERDAYVPHAIDVLTLRGTKVSAITAFIDADIFPAYGLPMELPADAR, encoded by the coding sequence ATGACCGACACGACCTTGCTCACGGCCGCGCGAGGCGGCGACGAGGACGCGTACCGCGAGCTCGTCGACACGTACCGGCACGAGCTGCACGCCCACAGCTACCGCATGCTCGGGTCGGTCCACGACGCCGAGGACGCGTTGCAGGAAGCGCTGCTGCGCGCGTGGCGTGGGCTGGGGCGGTTCGAGGGGCGCAGCTCGGTGCGGGCATGGCTGTACAAGATCGTGACGAACGTCTGCCTGTCCTTTATCGAACGCCGTCCGAGCCGGGTGCTCCCCACGGGGCTCGAGGCCCACGCCGGTGAGGCCCTCTGGCTGGAGCCCTACCCCATCGACGATGCCGAAGCGGCTTACGAGCAACGCGAAAGCCTCGAGCTGGCGTTCGTCGTCGCCCTCCAACAGCTGCCCGCGCTGCAACGCGCCGTGCTGCTGCTCCGCGAGGTACTCGGCTACACCGCACGGGAGGTGGCGGAGACGCTCGACACCACCGTTCCCGCTGTCAACAGTGCCTTGCAGCGAGCCCGCAAGGCGGTCGACGAGGCGCTCCCGGAGCCCAGCCAGCAGGTCACGCTGCGTGCGCTCGACGACGCCGAGCTGCGTGGCCTCGTCACGCAGTACGTCGACGCGTGGGAGGCCGGCGACATCGAACGGATCGTCTCGATGCTCACCGAGGACGCGAAGTTCTCGATGCCGCCCGAGCCCGAGTGGTACGACGGCCTGGCCGCGATCCGCGCGTTCATGCCGATCGGCCCGCTCACGGTCCGCTGGCGGTTCGTCCCGACCTGGTCGAACGGGCAGCTCGCGTTCGGGACCTACGGCTACGATCCCGAGCGCGACGCGTACGTGCCGCACGCGATCGACGTTCTCACGCTGCGCGGCACGAAGGTCTCCGCGATCACCGCGTTCATCGATGCCGACATCTTCCCCGCCTACGGCCTGCCGATGGAGCTTCCCGCCGACGCGCGATGA
- a CDS encoding MFS transporter, with protein MDTTTKPTTRRGWVLGVTSVASLMVALDLLVVSTALNTIRVDLGTSTELLQWTVTAYGLTFAALLMTGAALGDRFGRRRVVILGLAVFAAASASCALAPSIGWLIGARAVQGAGAALVMPLAVALLSAAFPAADRGRALGIFEGRTGLATIAGPPVGGVVAQMFGWEWIFWINVPIALVTIVLVRSRIDESHGPDAALDLRGLVLVTAGAIGLVWGLVNGNALGWSSPAVLVPLAAGVALLIAFVRWENRSPAPMLPLRLFRSRAFTAGTLASFLVFGALYGTVFFLGQFLQSGLGHSPMEAGIRLIPWTACLLVVAPLAGSIADRLGDRPVLVAGLALDAVGYAVIAFVASTTSSYGWLLLGLIVNGVGASMTIPVIQNVVMKAVDDGLLSKAAGANSTTQEVGGVFGVAVLVAVFTAVGSFASPALVVDGVVVALASCAALAALAFVAVLFVPKAAQNASA; from the coding sequence ATGGACACCACAACGAAACCGACGACTCGCCGCGGCTGGGTGCTGGGGGTCACGTCGGTGGCTTCGCTCATGGTCGCGCTCGACCTGCTCGTCGTCTCGACCGCGCTGAACACGATCCGGGTCGACCTCGGCACGTCGACCGAGCTGCTGCAGTGGACGGTCACGGCGTACGGGCTGACGTTCGCCGCGCTGCTCATGACCGGTGCCGCGCTCGGCGACAGGTTCGGGCGGCGGCGCGTGGTCATCCTCGGGCTCGCTGTCTTCGCGGCGGCCTCGGCGTCCTGCGCGCTCGCACCCTCGATCGGTTGGCTGATCGGTGCCCGCGCGGTGCAAGGCGCTGGCGCGGCGCTCGTGATGCCGCTCGCGGTCGCGTTGCTCAGCGCGGCGTTCCCGGCCGCGGACCGCGGCCGTGCGCTCGGCATCTTCGAGGGACGCACTGGCCTCGCCACGATCGCCGGGCCACCGGTCGGCGGCGTCGTCGCGCAGATGTTCGGCTGGGAGTGGATCTTCTGGATCAACGTGCCGATCGCGCTGGTGACCATCGTGCTCGTCCGTTCGCGCATCGACGAGAGCCACGGCCCGGACGCCGCGCTGGATCTGCGGGGTCTGGTGCTGGTCACCGCGGGTGCGATCGGCCTGGTCTGGGGACTGGTGAACGGGAACGCGCTCGGCTGGTCGAGCCCGGCCGTTCTCGTACCGCTGGCCGCGGGTGTGGCGTTGCTGATCGCCTTCGTGCGTTGGGAGAACCGTAGCCCCGCGCCGATGCTGCCGCTGCGGCTGTTCCGTTCGCGCGCGTTCACCGCCGGCACTTTGGCGAGCTTCCTCGTGTTCGGCGCGTTGTATGGGACGGTGTTCTTCCTCGGCCAGTTCCTGCAATCAGGGTTGGGACATTCGCCCATGGAGGCAGGGATCCGGCTGATCCCCTGGACCGCTTGCCTGCTCGTGGTCGCGCCGCTGGCGGGCAGCATCGCCGACCGGCTCGGGGACCGTCCGGTGCTCGTCGCCGGGCTCGCCCTGGACGCCGTCGGCTATGCCGTGATCGCGTTCGTCGCGTCGACGACGTCGTCGTACGGCTGGCTGCTCCTCGGGCTGATCGTCAACGGTGTAGGGGCATCCATGACGATCCCGGTGATTCAGAACGTCGTCATGAAGGCGGTCGACGACGGGCTTCTCAGCAAGGCCGCGGGCGCCAACAGCACCACGCAGGAGGTTGGCGGCGTGTTCGGCGTCGCCGTGCTGGTCGCGGTGTTCACCGCGGTCGGGAGCTTCGCGTCGCCGGCGTTGGTGGTCGACGGTGTGGTCGTCGCCCTCGCGTCGTGTGCGGCACTCGCGGCCCTGGCTTTCGTCGCGGTCCTGTTCGTTCCGAAGGCGGCTCAGAACGCGTCGGCGTGA
- a CDS encoding AfsR/SARP family transcriptional regulator: MRFRILGPLEVLEDGRSVNVGGPQQQALLAILLLHANRVVSTDRLVEHLWGDRAPSSARGLLQGCVAQLRRALQTDRQPLQTRPPGYLLEVRPGELDRDRFEELVGAAHALDGDESAAALEQRSGLLTEALALWHGPVLEGISQETGRVEAMHLEERRLTVLEERIEFDLRRGRHAAVAAELRSYVRSHPLRERLWALLMMALARSDRQADALAAYRELRGTLVDQLGVEPSASVQDLHRQILSGGMPIEEEPAAVPLEARPQPFDITVPAQLPAGTAVFTGRARALKRLDELLADAADGVALGVISGTAGVGKTTVAVQWAHQVRERFADGQLYVNLRGYSSSPPMRPIDALAGFLRALGVPADQVPVDPDQAAALYRTLLAGKRVLVVLDNAKTAEQVRPLLPGTPGCLVLVTSRERLGGLIAREGGQHVTLDVLDPEDANALLARLLGPERIAAEPQAAEKLARLCALLPLALRIAAANLTFHQQGSIADQVADLVAGGRLDALQIGDDEPSAVRSAFDLSYEALDRDARRLFRRLGLIPGPNVSAGAAAALADLPVPHAVALLNRLAGAHLVDQPEPGRYVFHDLLRLYAAERAESEDSDDDRSEATARLNDWYLDQVAAAATLLYPQVLRLYVPTSVHAEYPDPAAALAWLDAELPNLIAAIEHTAAHGPPHYAWLLADALRGYFWLRRNAVDWLAAAGAGLAAAERADDLRARAAGHFGLGMAHLCLNKYPQVIEHQEAAQELSERAGWREGEANAYGNLGVVYSELGELGLSAALHLRGLAVNRAIGSRRGEAINLCNLGVLYLAQGRLRLAGDYLSQSMRYYRELGERHGLAIATHYLGELYHRLGRFDDALSTLAEALSLYRKVGSVNGEGMALGALAAVHSDAGRQATAAEHAQRAFELVQGTSDRFTEAYTRNRLGVVRRRLGEYEAAIDQHTRALQLARETSARHPETEALIGMAVALGRLGRTEPALVHAQHAVEAARSIGYQILHGQALVAHAVLLVELDLDGATAHAHEALELHRDTGYRLGIARTLAVLADALERSGDPETAAAHRREANALFADIGTPEIAG; the protein is encoded by the coding sequence ATGCGGTTTCGGATTCTCGGGCCTCTCGAGGTCCTCGAAGACGGTCGTTCGGTCAACGTGGGCGGGCCGCAGCAGCAAGCCCTGCTGGCGATCCTGCTGCTCCACGCCAACCGGGTCGTGTCCACCGATCGCCTGGTCGAGCACCTGTGGGGCGACCGCGCTCCGTCCTCCGCGCGCGGCCTGCTGCAGGGCTGCGTCGCCCAGCTCCGCCGCGCCCTCCAGACCGACCGGCAGCCGCTGCAGACCCGTCCGCCTGGCTACCTCCTCGAGGTACGGCCGGGCGAGCTCGACCGCGACCGGTTCGAGGAGCTCGTCGGCGCCGCGCACGCGCTGGACGGCGACGAGTCCGCCGCGGCGCTGGAGCAACGTTCCGGCCTGCTGACCGAGGCCCTCGCGCTCTGGCACGGTCCCGTGCTGGAGGGCATCTCCCAGGAGACCGGCCGCGTCGAGGCCATGCATCTGGAGGAGCGCCGGCTCACCGTTCTGGAGGAACGGATCGAGTTCGACCTGCGCCGCGGCCGACACGCCGCTGTCGCCGCCGAGCTGCGGTCGTACGTACGTTCCCACCCGCTCCGCGAACGTCTCTGGGCGCTGCTGATGATGGCGCTCGCGCGCTCGGACCGGCAGGCCGACGCGCTCGCCGCCTACCGCGAGCTCCGCGGCACCCTCGTGGACCAGCTCGGCGTCGAGCCCTCCGCCTCCGTTCAGGACCTGCATCGGCAGATCCTCAGCGGCGGCATGCCGATCGAGGAGGAGCCGGCCGCCGTTCCGCTGGAGGCGAGGCCGCAGCCGTTCGACATCACCGTGCCCGCCCAGCTGCCCGCCGGCACCGCGGTCTTCACCGGTCGCGCCCGCGCGTTGAAGCGGCTGGACGAGCTGCTCGCCGACGCCGCCGACGGGGTCGCGCTCGGCGTGATCTCCGGCACCGCCGGCGTCGGCAAGACGACGGTCGCCGTGCAGTGGGCGCACCAGGTACGCGAACGCTTCGCCGACGGCCAGCTGTACGTCAACCTGCGCGGCTACTCCTCGTCGCCGCCGATGCGCCCGATCGACGCGCTCGCGGGCTTCCTCCGCGCGCTCGGCGTTCCCGCCGACCAGGTGCCGGTCGACCCCGACCAGGCCGCCGCGCTCTACCGCACGCTGCTCGCGGGCAAGCGGGTGCTGGTCGTCCTCGACAACGCCAAGACCGCCGAGCAGGTCCGCCCGCTGCTGCCGGGGACGCCCGGCTGCCTCGTGCTCGTCACCAGCCGGGAACGCCTCGGCGGGCTGATCGCCCGCGAAGGCGGCCAGCACGTCACGCTCGACGTCCTCGACCCCGAGGACGCGAACGCCTTGCTGGCCAGGCTTCTCGGCCCCGAACGGATCGCCGCCGAGCCGCAGGCCGCCGAGAAGCTGGCCAGGCTCTGCGCGCTGCTGCCGCTCGCGCTGCGGATCGCGGCCGCCAACCTCACGTTCCACCAGCAGGGCAGCATCGCCGACCAGGTCGCGGACCTGGTCGCGGGCGGGCGGCTCGACGCGTTGCAGATCGGCGACGACGAGCCGTCGGCCGTCCGTTCCGCGTTCGACCTCTCGTACGAGGCGCTCGACCGAGACGCCCGCCGGCTGTTCCGGCGGCTCGGGCTGATCCCCGGGCCGAACGTCAGCGCCGGTGCCGCCGCGGCGCTCGCCGACCTGCCCGTTCCGCACGCGGTCGCGCTGCTGAACAGGCTCGCCGGCGCGCATCTGGTCGACCAGCCCGAGCCCGGCCGGTACGTGTTCCACGACCTGCTCCGGCTGTACGCGGCCGAGCGCGCCGAGTCCGAGGACAGCGACGACGACCGTTCCGAGGCGACCGCGCGGCTGAACGACTGGTACCTCGACCAGGTCGCCGCCGCGGCCACGTTGCTCTATCCGCAGGTGCTGCGCCTGTACGTTCCCACGTCGGTCCACGCCGAGTATCCCGACCCCGCCGCCGCGCTGGCCTGGCTGGACGCCGAGCTGCCCAACCTGATCGCCGCGATCGAGCACACCGCCGCCCACGGCCCGCCGCACTACGCGTGGCTGCTGGCCGACGCGCTCCGCGGCTACTTCTGGCTGCGCCGCAACGCGGTCGACTGGCTCGCCGCCGCCGGGGCCGGGCTGGCCGCGGCCGAGCGAGCGGACGACCTCCGCGCGCGGGCTGCCGGACACTTCGGCCTGGGCATGGCGCACCTGTGCCTGAACAAGTACCCGCAGGTCATCGAGCACCAGGAGGCCGCGCAGGAGCTGAGCGAGCGCGCCGGTTGGCGCGAGGGCGAGGCGAACGCGTACGGCAACCTCGGCGTCGTCTACTCCGAGCTCGGCGAGCTCGGCCTGTCCGCCGCCCTGCACCTGCGGGGGCTCGCGGTCAACCGCGCGATCGGCTCGCGGCGCGGCGAGGCGATCAACCTGTGCAACCTCGGCGTGCTCTACCTCGCCCAGGGGCGGCTGCGGCTCGCGGGCGACTACCTGTCCCAGTCGATGCGCTACTACCGCGAGCTGGGCGAACGGCACGGGCTCGCGATCGCCACCCACTATCTCGGCGAGCTCTACCACCGGCTCGGCCGCTTCGACGACGCGCTGTCGACGCTCGCCGAGGCGCTGTCGCTGTATCGGAAGGTCGGGAGCGTGAACGGCGAGGGCATGGCGCTCGGCGCGCTGGCGGCGGTGCACTCCGACGCCGGTCGGCAGGCGACCGCGGCGGAGCACGCCCAGCGCGCGTTCGAGCTCGTCCAGGGAACGAGCGACCGGTTCACCGAGGCGTACACGCGCAACCGGCTCGGCGTGGTCCGGCGCCGGCTCGGCGAGTACGAGGCCGCGATCGACCAGCACACGCGGGCGTTGCAGCTCGCGCGGGAGACGTCGGCGCGGCATCCGGAGACCGAGGCGCTGATCGGGATGGCGGTCGCGCTCGGCCGGCTCGGTCGGACGGAGCCGGCGCTCGTCCACGCCCAGCACGCGGTCGAGGCCGCCCGGAGCATCGGCTATCAGATCCTGCACGGCCAGGCCCTGGTGGCGCACGCGGTGCTGCTGGTCGAGCTCGACCTGGACGGCGCCACGGCGCACGCCCACGAGGCGTTGGAGCTGCACCGCGACACCGGCTACCGGCTTGGGATCGCGCGGACGCTCGCGGTGCTGGCCGACGCCCTCGAACGTTCCGGCGACCCCGAGACGGCCGCCGCCCACCGACGCGAGGCCAACGCGCTGTTCGCCGACATCGGCACGCCTGAAATCGCCGGCTAG
- a CDS encoding GOLPH3/VPS74 family protein, translating into MIIAEDLLLLLYADATGKAVVERTKVDHALAGAVLIELAMAGRVDIAGENDTERKGRLVVRDRSPFGDDVLDGALEIIDDKEGRKPQNVLGALAKNLRDRLLDRLADRGVLERREEKVLGLFPTTRWPAADAAAEAEVRSKLDAALLLGKEPDPRTAALIAMLSAIDSVQKVVDAPDRRAVRKRAKEIAESAWAAEAVRKAVEAVQAATTAVIVSVAVAGGASSS; encoded by the coding sequence ATGATCATCGCCGAAGACCTGCTGTTGCTCCTGTACGCCGACGCCACCGGCAAGGCGGTCGTCGAGCGCACGAAGGTCGACCACGCGCTCGCGGGTGCGGTGCTCATCGAGCTCGCAATGGCCGGCCGCGTCGACATCGCCGGCGAGAACGACACGGAGCGCAAGGGCCGCCTGGTCGTCCGGGACAGGTCGCCGTTCGGCGACGACGTTCTGGACGGAGCCCTCGAGATCATCGACGACAAGGAAGGCCGCAAGCCGCAGAACGTCCTTGGCGCGTTGGCCAAGAACCTCCGCGACCGGCTGCTCGACCGGCTGGCCGACCGCGGCGTGCTCGAACGCCGCGAGGAGAAGGTGCTCGGGCTGTTCCCGACCACGCGGTGGCCGGCGGCCGACGCCGCAGCCGAAGCGGAGGTCCGTTCCAAGCTGGACGCCGCGCTGCTGCTCGGCAAGGAGCCCGACCCGCGGACGGCCGCGCTCATCGCGATGCTCTCCGCGATCGACTCGGTGCAGAAGGTCGTCGACGCGCCGGACCGCCGCGCGGTTCGCAAACGGGCCAAGGAGATCGCAGAGAGCGCCTGGGCTGCCGAAGCGGTCCGCAAGGCCGTCGAAGCCGTCCAGGCCGCGACCACCGCGGTGATCGTCAGCGTCGCGGTCGCCGGCGGAGCAAGCAGCAGCTGA